In the Acanthochromis polyacanthus isolate Apoly-LR-REF ecotype Palm Island chromosome 20, KAUST_Apoly_ChrSc, whole genome shotgun sequence genome, AAATTCCACACGTGTATGTCCACGAAGGTTTgcgcaaaacaaaaatgtatttttgttgtctaGTTTGCAGATCTGTGTCACAGCAGGCCTCGTTTTCTGTCTGGAAGCATCGAATTCTGCCTTGAGagataaataaaactttcattCGAACAAGTCAACCAGATCATTTACAACTTCCTGACCAGCCCgatcacgaatccccgtgagaccgggttgtccTGACACAGTTGAGGTCCGAGGTTTTGTTTGGACGCCGATGTAATGTTTGGGGTGATCTCATTTCAGTTTACAGCACAACACTGTGGTCAGTTCACGCTATCTGACGTCTCACAGAGTGACTTGCAGATCTGTTTTCCTCCttcaaatgttcagtttttgggAGAAATCTGAATCCAGAAGCCCTAGCAGAAATGACATTAGCCctggtgttgtcctgcgggtcaaaactgacctgttttaaagtttgaaaatgtggaaaacatatgtttttacagtgaaattccttcacattttcaacatttttgggaaatctttgagcattttttggtggaaaaaaaggaaatgttaaaaatgtttctgaagaacattcacctaaaaatcaaccaaaaatccagcgaatttcgctggatttttggttgatttttaggtgaatgttcttacgagaatattagaagtttcactgatatatgtgatcatttagatatttttaggatttttttggaagatttttactcattttttttttgaaaatatctgccagaattttcttaccaaatttggggaattttttaaaaatacaacttttaaggaattattggaattttcttcttgaaggttttacaaattttcagaaatttggagagttttttttgtgtgtggaatttttggatttttttcagacaaggaaacaatattttttggtgcccgtaaatgaagacaacaggagggttaatagtCTTTATCTGAATGGATTAAAGCTGCTCCCAGACCTGCGTGTCTCTGTCTCCAGGGCAGAATATTCATCCCGGTGCGGCAGAAGGAGCGGTCGGTGTGGGCCTCGGTGCTGTACAGAACCTCCTGGAGCTGTTTGTCTCCTGGTTTCTGGGCTTTCACTCGCACCTAAAACCAAATTAACACACACTGGCTTCATTTTACGTCTCTTCACATCCCTGCAGATGAATGTTGAAGTCCTAAGCGTTTtgtcaaaatcttaccaagtctatttgtcctatttttagtcaaaatgtctcatcccaccggatttaagataaattcacttaacaagtgacattacagcaagatggagggacttgttttatgACAATGCATCTTGAATATCTTAAGTCAagcaatcttgaaattatcttgttctGAGttatattttacaagaaaactcaaaataagtttaaccctggtgtcgtcctgcgggtcaaaattgacccgttttaaagtttcaaaatctggaaaaagtatattttcacagtgaaatgtcagatgttcagattttcaacatttttgggcaatttttgaaaatttttgggttaaaaaaaaatgtttaaaaaatgtttcttaaagaatgttcacaaaaaataaaaaaattgttttcttgtgaatgttcttaaagaaaataaatgttttgctgatatatatgtcataattttagatatttttaggattttttggaatattttacaagaattgtcttgccaaatttgggggatttttttaaaatgaaacttttaaggaactattggaattttcttcctgaagattttgcgaattttcagaaattttcaggattttttttgctgattttattctggatttttttcagacaaggaaacaatattctTTGACGTTTGTAAATGAGGCAAGGTTAATACATcccaaattaggaggttacacgaaagcaaaaaatctatttttgagttaaaaattgctttttttttaagcatgtctggcttattttaagacaccaaAGCTTGACAGTCCtgataaaataaagcttaaaattagttttcccagctaatttttagatctcaagattctaaatatatcttatGTCAACAAATCGTACCaaaccatttttcacttgtgctgttggcaatttttttcacttatttcaaggtagaagttccttgaaataagttgtttttttcttgttttgagaggggcatttttttcagtgtaccTCCAGGATGGTgatctctttctccttcagcttCCCTGCTTTGTTCTTCACCTGGGTCTTCTTGGTGTCCACCCACACCACCCTCTCCTTCACCTCTgacctggacacacacacataacatgAGCACACACAGCCTTGTTTGAATAAATGTTCTACGGAGCCCCTCTggtgacatggtaaaaaaataaattgtggccacaatttacttaattttttttttaccatgtcaccAGAGGGGTTCCGTATGTTCCTCATGCACTTATACTCACTCTTGGATGCCCAGGTCGGCCAGCGTGGTGTCCAGGAAGGGGAAGGGTTGCTTGGCCGGGTCAGGCTGTACCTGGATGGGCAGCGTCACCGCCATGGGAATGTCCCACTCCAGCTCCACTCTCACCATCAGGTTTCGAGGAGGCTCCTTCCCTGCTTGCCCGTTGgcctctccctcctccaccGAGCGTTTTGTCTCGTCTGCAGCCAGCTTGACTCGCTGATCTGTATCTCAGAGATCCTCTTCGGCTTGTGTGATCTGATGGTCCTTATACGCTGCAGAtgctttctctcctcctcctcttcctcctctgggCGATTCAGAGCTCTTCTGATGATAGAGGCCCCTGGAAAGCGTGGATGTGTGATGCGTACAGGCTGGTGTTGTGCCCTGCAGGCTGATATAAGCAGCAGGGGTGGATGTGGGTTATGTGTCGCTGTGATGTTATGTTTATTACCCTGTCAGAAGGGCTGATGGACGGAGGGTGGTGTTTGTGCTGCCAGGGGTCCCGCTGGGTTATCAGTGTGACCGAGGCCAGGCTGAAGTCACAGTGTTAAGTTTTGCTTCTAAATTGAGGAAATATGTGGCCTCAAGTAGGTGAGAAATAAATGATTTGACTTGATGGATTCTTGCTTTTGAAACGGAGTGGCTGAGCAGAGGTGGAGCCGGACTGAGACGTACACAGGAGAGCAAATCATTTTCATCCTCCTTCAGACTGCCATGTAGAAATATCTATGAGCACTTCTACACAATATaataattactctgccaaggaacgtggtggagttatgtgacgatcggtttACATTTGTCTGTTCTGTTATTCCATCtttgtgcaacattactcaaaaacagacgaacAGGTTTGGACGAAATCAGCcccccagagggtccaatcaggcCTGTAGGACGACTTTGTTAAGtgtgaaaattacagagaagacattaactgcaaactgtaaatttgaAAAATTATATATGTTGAAATAACTTCTATACCACGACAAatagttttgatcataaaataaaacactagattgctcattgttcttttgccattttgtgtctcatttttcaaatattttgtcccgtttgtgtcatttatgtcattttttgtctcctttttgtccattttatgtcctttttgtctgactttttcctcttttttgttttgtttcgtgtcatttgtctcattttttgtcattttgtttctcgcttttgccgttttgtgtctcatttttgtaatattttgtcctgtttttgttttttgtatttttttatagtAAAATAATACGTCATTCAGTTCCAAGATGCTGTGATTAAATACTTTCTGCCTTTGTAGATCCACTGTGATCTGTAGGTTGTCATGTGCAAATGAAATCTGAGGCATGATGTTGTTGACGTTGTTGCGCttatttttctaaagaaattCCAGTTTGTTtacaatgttttgtaaaaaggtaattccttaaatgtgaacatttttgcactaaaacaaaggaaaactttggagttgttgttatttatcggtgattatgctgtgattttagtggtccggcccactggagatcatactgggctgaatgtggatcctgaactaagatgagtttgacagccCTGGTTCAAGAAATCCCTTCAGACAGCTCCAGATCCAGCATGGACAGCCTCATTAACTCTGCTGCAGATGTGTGAATCCAACTGAGCTGTGATTTCTGCTCTATGATGTCACTCTCCATCTGGCCATTATCATCTGCACTTATATTCAGACTCGCTTGTTTCATGAGATGTTGTGCATTAGAACAACAAATACTTACTTTCTTATgtccttttttactttttgtttggTGTGGATTACTTGAtgtaagtattttttaaaagaaaacagtcGAAATTCTTTGATTGAAACTTCTTAAATGTGGATAATTTCTGAATATCTTTGGTTTGCAGACAAAAGCTTGGGCTTTGATCAAcacttttcaccattttctgacattttatgcaCCAAATAGttggaattattattttttttaaatgacaaatgaattgtCAGTGAGAACAATGGTGTCCATCCAGCCTttactttctttgtgtgtgtgtgtcagtcttGCATTGTTCAGCAGTTTTATTCTTTCAAGACTTCTTCAAAGTAGGTCTCATCCCtgcagtctctctgtctgtatgAGAGCTTCAGCTAAATCCACAGCTAAGCCTAAATCATGCAATATAATCAACAGAAACATGTGCAGGTACAGCTTCTTTATTTACACAGGAACAGATCCCGTCTACACTttgcaacaacaataaaactaaaCGTGACTCGCTACAAAATCACTTGAACTGCTGTGTTGTATGGGGTTTTTGCtgttaacccttagatgcataagttggtcaaaaatgacaatttttttttttttgcaatatctttgtaatgaaaaaattcattcatttttcagctattcctgaaaaaacacattcttGATTTCactccatttaaatttttaagttatctttgatatttttaaagaaaatgtaatatttgtattactaccccaagccctttatcactgataatattgTAGAAGAGGTGATgtgatgcacaaacttggagcaacagctggaggaaaagagtggagaaatattttcaaaacagacgttgacattcttctgttgctgttctgtgtaatgttcttttttttcaattgtcaaaatgttcaaaatgtgttataaagtgaaaaataaacagatttcaaacatgaaatcattcaaaaatacaatacaaacaataatacaaatgattattccaaacaaaatgacaagaataccataaaaacacattgattcttatacagagtgacaaaaaaaatcaggaactttttaacaatccaataaaaccgagagtgatggaagaaaaatattttattcatagtaattgaaaccttaaaacatccCATTTAAGAAAcgatgatggaattttcattttttaaaaattacttcttgtagatggcgtcctcctgtatgaatgcattcttgaaatgtgctgttgagattcctcattgaccgctgcaacatctcagcttggatactgtgaatttcatcctgaattctctgttttaactcatccagagttcttggtcgagtcgtcTGCACTTTACTCTTGGGATAGCCCCgggtagatttcaagaatgcattcatacaggaggacgccatctacagaaagtaatttttaaaaaatgaaaattc is a window encoding:
- the si:ch211-196f5.2 gene encoding uncharacterized protein si:ch211-196f5.2, giving the protein MVRVELEWDIPMAVTLPIQVQPDPAKQPFPFLDTTLADLGIQESEVKERVVWVDTKKTQVKNKAGKLKEKEITILEVRVKAQKPGDKQLQEVLYSTEAHTDRSFCRTGMNILPWRQRHAGLGAALIHSDKDY